The Homo sapiens chromosome 4, GRCh38.p14 Primary Assembly genome contains the following window.
GTGCTGTCTCTAAGAGCAGGCTTCTAGGATTTGAATCCTGCCTCTATTATCTGGCTGGGTGAGCAGAGGTGCATTGACCTCTGTATGCTTTAGATTTTCCTTGAAAAATGGGGATAGTAGTACTTATTTTGAACAGAGCCCAGCACATAGTAAACTCTGCCTAAGTATCTGTTAGATAAAATGAAGTGGGATATCTATAACACACGATGTGGGATATCTATAGACTTGAAACCCTTCATGCAATTAATTAACAAGTGTTTGCTGCCAGTTTTGGAAGCCTACACTATACTGTGCTAGAGACTATAGTGGCTCAGGAGTTTTAGAGAACTGTCAGCTCATGGActgggtgtgtgttggggggcagTTCAGGACAATGAAGACACTGATTAGTAGCATGCAAAGGATGCCACAGAAGTAGAGGTGGGCGATTATTTGGCTTGGTGGAAAAGGGAAGTTGGGGCAGCTTCCAAGTGGAGGTGATGCTGGCTGATTGGGTGCAGGTGATGCTGATTGATTGGGTGCAGGTGATGCTGGCTGGGTGCAGGTGTTGCTGGCTGATTGGGTGCAGGTGATGCTGATTGGGTGCAGGTGATGCTGGCTGAATGGGTGCAGGTGATGCTGATTGGGTGCAGGTGATGCTGATTGACTGCGTGCAGGTGATGCTAGCTGATTGGGTGCAGGTGATGCTGGCTGACTGGGTGCAGGTGATGTTGGCTGATTGGGTGCAGGTGATGCTGATTGGGTGCAGGTGATGCTGGCTGATTGGGTGCAGGTGATGCTGGCTGATTGGGTGCAGGTGTTAGCTGATTGGGTGCAGGTGATGCTGATTGGGTGCAGGTGATGCTGGCTGACTGGATGCAAGTGATGCTGGCCGATTGGGTGCAGGTGATGCTGGATGACTGGGTGCAGGTGATGCTAGATGACTGGGTGCAGGCGATGTTGGCTGATTGGGTGCAGGTGATGTTGGCTGATTGGGTGCAGGTGATGCTGGCTGTGTGCAGGTGATGCTGATTGGGTGCAGGTGGTGCTGGTTGACTGGGTGCAGGTGCTGCTGATTGGGTGCAGGTGATGCTGATTGGATGCAGGTGATGCTGATTGGGTGCAGGTGATGCTGGTTGATTGGGTGCAGGTGATGCTGGCTGACTGGATGCAGGTGATGCTGATTGGGTGCAGGTGATGCTGATTGGATGCAGGTGATGCTGATTGGGTGCAGGTGATGCTGGCTGATTGGGTGCGGGTGATGCTGGCTGATTGGGTGCAGATGATGCTGGCTGATTGGGTGCAAGTGATGCTGATTGATTGGGTGCAGGTGATGCTGGCTGATTGGGTGCAGATGATGCTGGCTGATTGGGTGTGGGTGATGCTGGCTGATTGGGTGCAGGTGATGCTGGCTGACTGGGTGCAGGTGATGCTGATTGCTTGGGTGCAGGTGATGCTGGCTGATTGGATGCAGGTGATGCTGATTGTGTGCAGGTGATGCTGGATGACTGGGTGCAGGTGATGCTGCATGATTGAGTGCAGGTGATGCTGGCTGATTGGGTGCAGGTGAGGAAGAACAGCAGGACCATTTCACCAGGAGAATTCCATAGCTGGGGTGAAACAAAAACCTAACACTTCAAACTGAGGGAAGCCAAAATATTTCTCCCCGAAATATTGAGGATTGCTAAAGTCAAGTCACTGAAAAGGCAGGGGTACACTTCCTCAGCCTCTACTTGCCTGGTGGCAGGACATCAGTCCTTCTTTACTGGAGACAGCACTTGTTTATTGGCCCAGAGAAGGAACCAGCAGGCACCAGAGAAATCTGGGAACAGGTTTTACTATCTCTCCAcattttcctgacttttaaaagaCTGAAACTGTTCTCTTCTTTATCTTGTCACTATGCAGGATCTATGGctatttaaatacaatttaagcAAAGCCCCTAAGCCACTGCCTTGGAAGAGAAATACTTTTAACTGAGGCCTTTCCCGTACAATGGGTTCAGCACGTGCAAAtgtctgcttgtttgtttgttgttgttgtagttaatctgacttttattttcaagaaagTGTCTCAACTAAGAAcctaaaaagggggaaaaagagaatTGTTTTGTCCTCTACAATAAATTAGGCCAGAATAGTAGCATCTTATTTTACCTGAAAAGTTTTTTTATCCTTCCATAAATTActcccttttaaaaatcattttggctTCAGTTAAGGCTTCCAAGAAAGGTGCAGCAGAGACAATCCTACATTCACTCTCCGCAGGTTTATCAAGTGTTTGCAGGTCCTTTCTTACCTTAATCCTCTTAGTTTCAGGTTCTGCTATGACACCACTGGTCTTAAGGTCCAAATCTCCAATACTTCTTGTCATTGCAAGCCTGCCATTTACGTGAGGCTGCCCCAAACTATTCCAAGCTACAAAACCACCACATTTCTTGATCCTGTTAAAAGTTAAATGACAATGGTGTGATATGTAGaaaaccctttgggaggccaaggagggcagatcacgaggtcaggagatcgagaccatcctggctaacacggtgaaaccccgtctctactaaaaaacaaaaaattagccgagcgtgttggcaggcgcctgtagtcccagctactcaggaggctgaagcaggagaatggtgtgaacccgggaggtggagcttgcagtgagccaagattgcgccactgcactccagcctgggcgacagagtgagactctgtctcaaaaaaacaaaaagaaaaccaagtcaCTGTTAAACTTAACCATGACATCAGTTTAAAAACTATTATGAACTAAAAACATCATCCACATAGAATGATATGATGGATCAGTGGTGGTAGtacctttctttttcatcttttctttctggaGTATGGTCAATGGTCAGCTTcatgggttttccttttctacacAAAATAGCCCGGCTGTCCCCAACACTGGCTACAACCAGTTCAATACCATCTCGCAATAGGGCTACTGTTGCAGTAGTCCCAGAGGTCAGAAGAGTTGCTACAAGTATTATGAAAAAAAGAGTACAAGTTAGTGACAGTCAAATGATTGGATATggaatttttattacaaaataaaacacaagcaTGATAAACTAATGCTGGAATATATCATTCTAATTTAACTAGAGCTaagcaaataaaatgcaaatgaactATGTAAGTAACAGCATGCAGAGAAACAAGTATTTAATTCAGTAACAAGTCTCCATGCAAACGGAAAGGTTGCTAACCTTATTTGGCAAACACTGCATCACTATCTACAAATGGCCTCTATTCATATCAAGTAGAGCTGACTTGAACTTATAACAACACCTTCATGGATATCTGGTGTCCAGACTGaaagtattaaaatttaattaggtTGGCTATGATGGTGGGATGACTTAGGTCTACTTGAGCCCATGGAGGCAAGCTGACTTTTCTATAGTCTATGGATTTAGAaggttttctcttccatttttcacTCCTATGCTGTGAACATATTATCAGTTAGTAGGCTAAGTGAGACATGCCAAGGGTATACCATTTGCATATTCTACCCCTGTATGCTTCTaaaactgttttaattttataaatgttcaccaaaaaaatcctaaaatggtTACAGGCTcacattcttttctgtttatctttgtcCTCCCTAGACGTGAAACAAAGTTACAACCATCATTACAGGAGCAGAAAAtctgggggaggggaggtggagaaTGAAGTTCATTCTAGCTTCTCATAAACTTGGTGTAGTTAACACTCCTAACTCCAGAAGGTTGTAATACAAAGAGGTAGTCTTCAAACGCAGGGCAGTACTGCCAGCTGCAACTCCTGGGGTCCTGTTTGGGCCCAGAGCATCCCACAAATATGAATTTTCtctaataacaaataaaattcatTGTTACTGGGCTTGAGGTCACCGTTTCCTCCATCCAACTCAGACTGCATTTCTGCATCTTCCTTTGATTTCCTCTAACAGTGTCTGCCCTAAGTTCTTTACCACTtgttaaaaattgttaatttgCATTGAGCCTTGTCAAAAGTGAGAATATTGTGAAATTATgggctaaaaaataaaacaaagtggaAGAAATCGGAAAAGATAACTTATTTAAAGCAGGTATTGTCTTTAGTAACACTGTTAACTCTTTAAAACATTCCAAAGATGACTTCGATTTTAAAGGTACATTTAGGAAAAACGAAGTGCTACTAATTTGACTGATTAAGACTCAATCTttccaagctttttttttctccccaaaaagataattttgaaaacttcATCAGTAATGCATTGGAAGGagatatatacataaatagaTTTTTCCAATCAGTATATTAAAATGCCTGCTTTAATCAGAAAAGTAAGATGGAAAAGCATGAACAAACTCTACTTAATCTTTTATAGTCATGCTGAACTTTCTTGAGAAATAACATTTATAGTTGcactatctttccatttttctcttgattttggAACTGTCGTGCCAATGTAATATTTCTGCAATGTTGAAAGATACATTTGTCCACCATATAACATAAATGTTTTAGCATAAGTATCAGTGATATTTATATTACAAATGTTAACTCGTAACTTTAAATTACCCAAACGACTATGAAACAGTGGAATCTTTACAGTTTGACTAACTATGATATTTCAAACGATTTAAAGAGCCAGATAAGGGAACACGGCATTTATTCAGATGCTACCTGTCCCGGGAATTTAATATTCCTTCCATTTGTTTAAACCATCTACaatagttttcttaaaaatggTTTATTATTGGCCACAGTAAAAGAGTTAAAATTTCATAAGTAGAAGTTTAGTTATTTAGGCTTGTAATTtatggctctgtcacctaggaatTTTAAGACTTTGAGTTTTTACCAACCCAACTTCACAGTTCCAAAATCCCAGGATTTATAGGAAAGGCTTCAAAACTAACTGTCAATTCTGATTTGCTAAGCATTTaagaatgtaaatattaaatcagcattcattttcatttaacatttaacatgGAAGTAAAAATTCTCACTTTTTGCCTAACAACAAAACTAGAAAACTAAGACATCTTTCAATAAGTTCTTAACACTCACTGGACAATTTCTACTGCAAGTCATCTCAACTAATGGGACAAAGAGATGTGGGAACCTTCCCGTAGTCCAGGATAGGAACCGCTGGACTCCTTCACCTGGGACAAAATTAAGCAGATCTCTCTTTCCACTGAAGCCCCGCATATAGTGTCCACGGGCTCCAGGTCTAGAGCTGCTGACCAGGCACAGTTCTCTGCCACAAATAACACGCACAGAGGCAAATACGAATTTCACCCAGGAATTGTGCTCAAACATTACAAACCTGCAACACAGGGGAGAGCAGAGAAAGAGCTGCAAAATAAGGGAAGGgttttttattttggtgaaaaTTTAACTAgcaaattatataatattccaGGAGATGCCAAATCAATTATTCCAAAACTCAGTTTGTTCCAGTTGATGGTATTTTGTAGTTGAGCCTATTTTTTCATCACAGGGTAACActtctttcttaattttgtgGTTTCTAAGGTtgaaaaaactatataaaaaagtATCTGTACCAAGACACATAAATGGTGACACAGACCTACATTTAACACACTCACAAAAACACTCACGCATATACACATTCACTGAAATAATTGGTCTTAAACACAGTAAATCACTACCTTTACTGAGTTACAAAAAATGCACTGTAAATTTGTTTGGTAGCAATATCAGAATTGTCTCAAGAATAGAAAGGTAAATCTACAGTTACAGCATGGAAGAATTTGTATCTGACAAGCAGGATGTAAACTACAGTATACCACCAAATTACTGGGACTTAAATATATATCAAGAAGGAATCAAAGCACCCGCTATACAAGATACATAGAGTAATGCATTTGTTAATGGTGCTTAATGCAGAGACTTAGTACCTATAAGGCATTTTTGAGTAGAATGATTAATTTAAATTCATTGCTTAAATAAAGGCTAGCGAGACGcatgtttataattttgtataattcACAAAATGGGTATTTCTGcagctctctctttcccccagTGTTGCAGGCCGacacatcaaaagaaaaatgatcaagaTTGTGAATGCCAACATAAAGAGCAAAAGCTATACTTTTCAAAGTATAATGACCCCTAGTAATTACTCAATTGTGTAAATAATACTATGTATAAACCAATACagtttcaatatttattaaaaatgggtGTTCTAGACTCATGACTCATGAACACCAAAATCAAAGTAATGAGCTGAAGCAGTAGCAGCACGGTAAGAACATCTCATCaatgctctctttttttttcttttggctgtcCCGGCATAGGGGATTCAAAAATGCTGTGTTTACAGCCCTGGTTCTTTTGTAGTTTAATTCTTCCATAAAGAGGTCACAGGATATGAAGAACATAAAAGTTTCTGGTGAGACTCATAATGCCATCAATGTCCCCCACTCTGAATGTCTGAGCAAGTCTTctctttttgttccatttgtcCCTTTCGGAGCTTTGTTGCTTTCAAAGTTTAAGCAATCTGGAAACACTCTGAAGAGCTTATAGGAAATATAGAATTATAACCTAATTTTCTACCATCTAGTTTGTTCTAAGTGGCTATCTCTTTATAAACAACGGACTGGTGGGATATCATCCGGATTTACTGGCTGCTTTTATTAATTGTAAAAGTAGACATTACTGgtataaattgaataaaaaaattaaaagatggtgATGAAATTTGCTACTGATAACTAAGGACAGGTTGAAAATGCATtaacaaaaaagcaataaaaatagctGACAATTTCTTAAGGGCAAGGGAATCTTGTTCTTGCCATTTCTTGATAAGTggcattttgattttattcttttcaaaatatcccCAGCTACaacagtaaattattttattttattttctactcaaACAATaagcttttattatattttacagatCAGTCATCCAGGACATGCTGCGTCTGTGGTTGGCATCGTCTCATTTCTGAAAGGACTGAATGCACATAAAAGTCTCTTGCCCACGCTGAACTCACACATGCCGGGCAGAAAAGAGCTCTCACTAAGTGTAACTTGAGTGTGAACTTGCTCAGGCAACAGCAATGCCAttcaacagtaaatattttaaatgttagtaaGATAATTTGAAGTTCTTTATGTAGCTGTAACAGCTTTGGAACTGAAGTTGAGAGGAGataagaatgttttaatttcactTAAGAAAGTTAATATGGTATTGATACAGGAGCTAGAAATAAATTATGTAGGCACATAGTGAGGGTAAAGGAGTCCGTGGCAAGgcttcccttttaacaaaaagcagcctccaaaccatttcttttctaacaaagagcaacCTGAAAAATTGAGCTGCAAACAtaaataagcaagctggaagcttgcacaggtgaatgccagcagctgtgccaatagaaaagtACTacctgggctgggcacaatggctcacgcctgtaatcccagcactttgggaggccaaggcggacagatcacccaaggtcgggagttagagaccagcctgaccaacatggcaaaaccccgcctctactaaaaatacaaaaattaggtaggcatggtggcaggcgcctataatcccaggtacttgggaggctgaggcaggggaatcacttgaacctgggaggtggaggttgcagtgagctgaaattgcaccattgcactctagcctgggagactagagcaaaactgtctcaaaaaaaaaaaaaaagaaaaagaaaagggctacctggggCCAAGCATGTTCAATAtgttccatcttcccttttctttgtcaccatgtGTAAAGAAATGGGCAACATGGCGCTGGCCAGGTAGAgaacccatctgcataataaaagattagggtgggggtGGCCAGATTCTTGAATGCTCTGCAAATTGCACACCTAGGCCTAATCAGTTTTTCGTGTGCTATGCAAATGGCACatctggtccaaccaatctttcatgccctatgtaaatcagacactgcctcctcaagttcATCCATAAAGCCTCCTGCACTTCACCATGGACTAGAAAGCTGTTTGGGACCCCTCTTTTTGCAGGagagagcttttctctttctttcacctattaagTCTCCACTCCTAACCTCACTCCTTGTGTGTCCtcgtccttgatttccttggtaTGAGACAATGAAACTCAAGTATTACGCCAGACGAGCAATGCTGCTTCAGTAGGACTGAGCGGCACGCCTCTCTTTTATACCTAAAATCTCACCATTAGTAATTCACTTCTATGGTTTAAGCCTTTTTCAGGTGTCTGCTAACTAAAATTCAAATCCACCCAGGAGTGACAGCtcattaaaatgcaaacattttataataatttgattAAATCAGCTATAtgataatcaaagaaaaaattacagtaaCTTCAGTGAGAAAGAGTCAGCGTGGAGATCTCAGTTCAATCCAAATAATTATTGAGTACCTGCCAGGTTCTATGCAGGGTGCTGCACACTGGAGATTCAAAAATGAATAAGCCACAGTCCTTCACCTCACAGGAAGGGTTCAAGAAGAGGGGAAAGGGGTTAAtactaaaagagaaaagatgaaagaaactGGAGAGGGTAAACTGCACTTACTACAAAATTTTGTTTCACTGGCACTGGTCCTATCTATATACATAGGCCGAAAAGAATATTATCCACTCTTATAATACTGATACTGCTTCAGTTCTTGCTAAAAACTAAAGttttaaacttaaataataactttgaaatttaaaatgacattttaaaaaatccataaacTGAACAGTTACACAACATATGGCATTCTATCTTTAGTGGCTTTAATGTATTTGATAAAATAGGCCCTAAATATCAAGACAATTTTTGCCATCTTTGAAGGCTCTGGCAACTTatcaagaataaaatttttaaatgttctcaaaacactaatttttaaaaaacacagaccgataagaatatatacaaaataagattttaataacaaataacaaatttaataacaaaataagatTTAATAACAATATTATAATAGACCTTTTCTTTTAGTACACACTAAGAGCATCATCTTGTCTTGCTCCATTATACTTTCAAACAAATTaccattatatgaaaaatacattttaaaatatcttaagaaTGTTCTGGGATCATTACTTCAAAGCATATGATAGaggaattaaattaaataatgcattttaatttctttattacaaATGAATTGATTTtagtaagaataaaaaatatggaaCTCTTCATGCATTTGTGTGCCATCCTTGCACAAGGACCATGCTgatctctgtatcattccaattttagtgtaTGTGCTGCTGAAGTTAGCATATGAATTACATTTTTGTGATTAATTTCTTTATACAACTGTTTAATGTTTTTGTGACAAAGGTATCTTTAGAAAGTTTCTTTTAAGATAGGCAAGTTAATTAAATTCTTTAAGTTCAAAATTCTGTTGAGTTATACTTCATTCAATAATAAAAGGAGTCCTGTCATATTTTACATCAAGTCAATCACCGATTGGTTTAAGCATCTACATTGACTAGATACTTTTAAAAGAGGCTGATGGCATTGAGAAGGCCAATGTTTTTGGTTGGTGGTCACATGCCTGGGATAAATTTGGACATTCTCATCCAAAAACCTTGCCCAGTAAGCTGCAGCTATTTACAGAACAGCTGGGGCACACCACCGACACTACAGTCAACAAACATTGTGGTGTGAGACATAGCCAGATGCACAGCCAACTCAGTTACTATGAAATAAGAGCATACCAAAATTCaggaagtaataaaaataaaaccataagaaaatatttcatttcctcttttccttcatgTGTTTTAACTATTTGGAACAAGAGCTAAGTCTTATGCATAAAGTTTACCTCTTTCAGCTTCTGTCTTCTTAAAGGTAAGGGTCCagttgaaaggaaaaagaaaaattccaaaggaatgaaagaaaagaaaatgggcctAAATGATCTACAAACTGGAAAACATATCCCTGAAGAGAGTGGACTGTAATGCTTTCCTGAGGAGTGTGATAGTAAGGTTCTCAAAAAAAGCTCAGGAAAAAATCTCAAGATGGTAAATAGAGCCATCGCAGAGTTACCTTCTCCTCTCCTCATGAGAGAAGAGAGATAATGCTGGTGGTCAGGAAAATCCCAGCCCTAACTCTGAACTGACCTTTACCACTCTAATCTTCAGTTCCTTCGCTGTGAAATGCAAACAATCTCTATCCTTATGTATTCCAACTGAAGACTGTGCAAATGACATTTCTGTGGTGcacttggtttctttcttttttttaagaaaaggatgAACCAAATACAGATCAAGATTATTGCATGATTCATTTTCAAATCATTTACAAGGTTACATGCACACATTCATTTGGCTGGTACAGAAATTTTCAGGGTTAACTTTAACAGCAAAAGATTTGGGACTAGCTAACTAGAAAACGTTTGCTGAATTTTCGTGAAATGGTTTTGATAAATTTAGTCAAAACCAGAAACATTTCACTTTCAAAATTTAAGGACATACagtacacaaaattttaaattcagctAGCATGACCTTATGCTGAAAATATCACTAGTTACCAGAGAAAAGCTGCAAGATTGAGCTTTTTaagaagtgacagaaaaatattttccttctagtTATACAAATTAGTGCATATTAACCATTGTCTTTTTCTATTTAGGAcctatttgcaatttttttcttgttggacAATGACTGTCCTCGCTAGATGTGATTACCCTGTAGTGTATTTCAGCACTTGGTCACCagatccatctaaaaaaaaaaccaaaaacccaaaacaaaactcatagtatggacattttgtccataaaataagcaaacagattaaacatttttaaaatcttttaaaaactaaagtacAACATCAGAACTGTTTCGGGGCTTCTCTTTCTGAAAAATTCtccaatatatttcatttaaaagtgaGGTATTAACATTAATTGGAGTTCCCAACAGCATTTAATGTgattcttcatataaactcattTCTACATAAATCCTTACAAACAATTGTCCATTAAAATCCCCTCCCCCAAAGGACTTAAAGTGTTTCCTTTTtactcctcccccaccccatgtaCTCCCTAGGATCCAAGGAATGTGATAGTTTTACATACCATCAGCAGACAGGCGGGCATGACTCGAAAAGGCTTTATCTATTTCTAGAAAAGCCAAGGTCAACAGAGTTTCCAAGTTCTTCTCCTTAGGAAGCAAATCCCTTtgtggggaggaaaaaaagagcCTTAAACAATCATTTTACAATAGGTTTTTCTCCTCACTGTTACTCTAGCTAGCAGTCATTCCACACAACGGGCCTCAGGATTTTCCTGTCAAATGCTGAAGACCTACTGGCTAAGGAATACCTATTGAGAATCCACAAAGTATCAGGCACTGTGATAAGCTTTTAAGGGCACAACAATGAAAGTCCAAGTCCTTGTCCTTGAAGAATTGATCCTCACTACCACAACCCTGAGAGGTCGAGAGTTCCTTCCCATTGTGAGTTCTTTCGTGGAATGCGGTATACACAGGAAGTCAAGAAATGGTCACTGGGAAGTCAAAAATAGTCACATGGTCGTAACTCCATCACATGTTCTCCCTCTTTCAATTTTAGCAGTAATGTGATCCTCAAAAATGCATTAATACTAGTTGAAGTAAATAAACGGAAGAGCTCCAAAATGCctgcattaaatgcatttttccaCACTAATGCCAATCATCCAAAGCTATTTTCAACAAGTCAGGTATTCAAAGCTATTCACACCACTTGAAAGAGTAATTACCATTTACTGAAGCACTTATCTGTCCTACACTGATGGGAGTAAATGCTTCTCATAGGTTATCTCATGTACATTATGCCACTTCACTTAAAATGATCACAAATTAAGTGCTATAGATTTTGGTTAATGCTTTCCCCAGGGGAGTTGTTAAAACATGCATTTCTGAAATTGTGATAACCATAAGTAATAAATGGCACACTTAAACTACTGCTCATTCGTGAAGCAGCAGCATGCAACCACTCAAGTAACTATGTTTACGCTGGAAGCCTCAGCCAAAGGGTGAAAGTTTAAGTAGGAAGTATAGGAACTGCAAAGTCAGGAGTGAAAGTCATTGTACATACATAATACATTTCTCCATGTGGGTATGACAGAAATCAGCTGCTGCAGGTCCACCGTGTCCATCATACACTGCAAAGTACAGGACCTCATCTGTCAGCTGAGCGAAGTCAAACCGATCTTCATTCTCTTTCCGTTTGCCAATCTGTGAGGCGCACCCCACATTTTCCAAGCTGATTTTGGGAATTGGCTTGCCATACTTAATGCTGGGTGGCAGCAGAATTGGCTCATCAATGCGGTTATCCCAGATCCCAAAATTGTCCCAGGTAGCTGGACTCCCACTACC
Protein-coding sequences here:
- the PPM1K gene encoding protein phosphatase Mn(2+)-dependent 1K, with protein sequence MSTAALITLVRSGGNQVRRRVLLSSRLLQDDRRVTPTCHSSTSEPRCSRFDPDGSGSPATWDNFGIWDNRIDEPILLPPSIKYGKPIPKISLENVGCASQIGKRKENEDRFDFAQLTDEVLYFAVYDGHGGPAAADFCHTHMEKCIMDLLPKEKNLETLLTLAFLEIDKAFSSHARLSADATLLTSGTTATVALLRDGIELVVASVGDSRAILCRKGKPMKLTIDHTPERKDEKERIKKCGGFVAWNSLGQPHVNGRLAMTRSIGDLDLKTSGVIAEPETKRIKLHHADDSFLVLTTDGINFMVNSQEICDFVNQCHDPNEAAHAVTEQAIQYGTEDNSTAVVVPFGAWGKYKNSEINFSFSRSFASSGRWA
- the PPM1K gene encoding protein phosphatase Mn(2+)-dependent 1K isoform X5; this encodes MSTAALITLVRSGGNQVRRRVLLSSRLLQDDRRVTPTCHSSTSEPRCSRFDPDGSGSPATWDNFGIWDNRIDEPILLPPSIKYGKPIPKISLENVGCASQIGKRKENEDRFDFAQLTDEVLYFAVYDGHGGPAAADFCHTHMEKCIMDLLPKEKNLETLLTLAFLEIDKAFSSHARLSADVCSTLHRTWQQLF
- the PPM1K gene encoding protein phosphatase Mn(2+)-dependent 1K isoform X4; amino-acid sequence: MSTAALITLVRSGGNQVRRRVLLSSRLLQDDRRVTPTCHSSTSEPRCSRFDPDGSGSPATWDNFGIWDNRIDEPILLPPSIKYGKPIPKISLENVGCASQIGKRKENEDRFDFAQLTDEVLYFAVYDGHGGPAAADFCHTHMEKCIMDLLPKEKNLETLLTLAFLEIDKAFSSHARLSADDGSGDQVLKYTTG
- the PPM1K gene encoding protein phosphatase Mn(2+)-dependent 1K isoform X2, giving the protein MPACLLMLFLCSPLCCRFVMFEHNSWVKFVFASVRVICGRELCLVSSSRPGARGHYMRGFSGKRDLLNFVPATLLTSGTTATVALLRDGIELVVASVGDSRAILCRKGKPMKLTIDHTPERKDEKERIKKCGGFVAWNSLGQPHVNGRLAMTRSIGDLDLKTSGVIAEPETKRIKLHHADDSFLVLTTDGINFMVNSQEICDFVNQCHDPNEAAHAVTEQAIQYGTEDNSTAVVVPFGAWGKYKNSEINFSFSRSFASSGRWA
- the PPM1K gene encoding protein phosphatase Mn(2+)-dependent 1K isoform X6, encoding MSTAALITLVRSGGNQVRRRVLLSSRLLQDDRRVTPTCHSSTSEPRCSRFDPDGSGSPATWDNFGIWDNRIDEPILLPPSIKYGKPIPKISLENVGCASQIGKRKENEDRFDFAQLTDEVLYFAVYDGHGGPAAADFCHTHMEKCIMDLLPKEKNLETLLTLAFLEIDKAFSSHARLSADALSLLSPVLQQLF
- the PPM1K gene encoding protein phosphatase Mn(2+)-dependent 1K isoform X3, giving the protein MPACLLMCAAPCIEPGRFVMFEHNSWVKFVFASVRVICGRELCLVSSSRPGARGHYMRGFSGKRDLLNFVPATLLTSGTTATVALLRDGIELVVASVGDSRAILCRKGKPMKLTIDHTPERKDEKERIKKCGGFVAWNSLGQPHVNGRLAMTRSIGDLDLKTSGVIAEPETKRIKLHHADDSFLVLTTDGINFMVNSQEICDFVNQCHDPNEAAHAVTEQAIQYGTEDNSTAVVVPFGAWGKYKNSEINFSFSRSFASSGRWA